Below is a genomic region from Candidatus Hydrogenedentota bacterium.
TCTCCAGGATGCGCCACTCCCCCGCGAGGTCGAGGAAGGCGGTTACGGCGTCCCGCTGCTCCCGGGACAGCTCCCGCGCGCAGCGTCCGCAGGCCGACGGCTCCGGGAGGGCCTCCGCCTCGCGGGCCTGCTCCCAGCGGTGGAAGAGTTCGGCCGCCGGGGGCGCGGTCAGCGAGAGGGTGGCCAGGGTGCGCCCCTCCGGGGTGGCCGGGGGCCGCGCGGGGGGGCGCCCCGCGTCCCAGACCACATGGAGGATGACGTCGCGGTAACGTGGGTCGCGGTGGTGCCCATGGCCGCGCCAGCCTCCCGGGGCCTGGTGAATCTCCACATCACCGCCGTGGAGGACGCCGTTGAACTCCACCTGCGCGCCGAGGAAGTCCGGCCCCTCGGTCTTGTTGGCCCAGCCGGGGGCGATGACGCGGACGCGGTGTTTTTCAAGGGTCTGGAGCGCCTCACCCACGAGGGCGCCCTCCGCCCAGAAGCGCTGGAGGGCGGCCTCGGGGGGCGCGCCGGTCTCATGGACCCGGGCACACTTCCCCCGAATGCCGCCGTATTCCTCCGAGAAACACGTCCGCACGCCGTCCCCTCCTGTTCCGTTCCGCCCGCGGTCAGGCGAGCAGTTTTTCCTTCATGAACGCGAAGGTGGCCGCCGCGTCCTCAAAAATGTCGCCCGCCGTGTTGTCCTGCTCGTAGACATACCACTCGACGCCGGCCTCGCGGGTGGCGGCGAAGATTTCGTCCCACTTCATGGTGCCCTTGCCGACGGCGCAGAACTGCACGCCGCGCAGGCGTTTCTTCTCGGCGATGTCCTTGACGTGGATGACCGGGCAGCGGCCCTTCATCTTGCGGACATACTCGGCGGGGTTGACGCCCGCGACCTGCACCCAGGCGGTGTCAATCTCGGCGCAGAGGTTTTTGGGGTCCGTCTCGCCGTAGAGGATGTCCATCTTGGTGCGGTCGTCGCCCTCGAACTTCTGAAACTCCTGGTCGTGGTTGTGGTACGAGAGGCGCATGCCCTCGGCGCGCAGCTTTTCGCCGACGGCGTTCAGGCGGGCGGCGCCCTTCTTCCACGCGTCGAGGGAGTCGCGGCAGTCGCCCATCATGCCGCCGGGGGCCACGTCCTTGTTGCCCACGGTTTTCCAGAAGGCGACCTGGGCGGCGAAGTCCGTCTCGAAGGCCTCGATGCCGATGTGGGCGGACATGGCCTTCAGTCCGGCGGCGTCGAGGGCGGCGCGGATCTCCTCCGCCTTCAGGTCCGGCATGCCGCTCCACTGCACATACTCCCAGCCCATCTCGCGGCACCGCTTGAGCGTGCCGGGAAGGTCCTTTTTCGCGGGGTCGCGCATGGTGTAGAGCTGGAGGGCGATGTTG
It encodes:
- a CDS encoding sugar phosphate isomerase/epimerase gives rise to the protein MSKHESLKLTRRETLAALGAFALTARFGAAQAPAPAHNIALQLYTMRDPAKKDLPGTLKRCREMGWEYVQWSGMPDLKAEEIRAALDAAGLKAMSAHIGIEAFETDFAAQVAFWKTVGNKDVAPGGMMGDCRDSLDAWKKGAARLNAVGEKLRAEGMRLSYHNHDQEFQKFEGDDRTKMDILYGETDPKNLCAEIDTAWVQVAGVNPAEYVRKMKGRCPVIHVKDIAEKKRLRGVQFCAVGKGTMKWDEIFAATREAGVEWYVYEQDNTAGDIFEDAAATFAFMKEKLLA